The Heteronotia binoei isolate CCM8104 ecotype False Entrance Well chromosome 11, APGP_CSIRO_Hbin_v1, whole genome shotgun sequence genome includes the window GCCCCTGTGTCCCAGGAAGACCCCCCTCAACGGCAGCAGCTTGCAGGAGAGATGCTCCAGACTCCTGTGGAATGGCAGaccgggaggggaggtggaaccaagaaaactgcagagaaggGAGCCCTGGCCCACCCTGGCCCAGACCGAGGGAGGAAGAACTGGCAGCCACCGCCTTCCTGCTGCCTGGCTAGTGCCAGCAAGGGTGGCTCTTTGACTGCCCAGCTCCACAGGTGCCCAGGTCGTGGCAGTGGAATGGAGCGTGCCCACATTACAGCGAGGGAGGGGAGCAAAGCCATGGGCCGCCTAGGGCACCCAAAAGCCCTTCATccggctctgcctctgagccactgAACTTTTCAAGAAGCATCATCTACAGCAGGCTACAGCAGGCTGTTACTCTTGGCAAGCGGTCAGGCAACCGAAGGATGGGAGGAGAAGCTCCTGCGTGGGAaccagggttcccaacctccaggcaaagactagagttctcctggaatggctgcttggaggatggactctggcatcgcaccctgctgaggtccctccaagTCCTTGGGGGCAATAGGGAGGGATATCACCCACAAGTCCACCTGGACGGCCTCCAAGAGAAGTGCACCAGCAAGACTGACAGAGAAGCATTCTTCCTATAGACCCTCCATCTCAGCCACTAAAGCAGGCTTCTGAATCTTATCACCAGTCTGGAAGCTGGACAGAAAGGGTGAAGGGGAAGGGACcttgagagggggaaggaaacatGAATCCCTACATTCTGCATGTCCCTGTATTCTCCATGGTCTCTCCCTAATTTCCACAGGATGCAGGAAACCGAAACCCCCAGAGGCCACTTGCAGCCCCTGGTCATGATGACATCCGCTTTCCCCATCCCCCAAGGTGCTGCTCCAAGGGGTCTTCTTGTCTCTTCCTCACCGGCTGCAGGGTTACcatggggatggaaggaaacatCTGACCTCATAATGGTTCTGTTGGCAATCCTGCCTCACAGTGCTTATCTTGGCCAGTCCTTTGCGAGCAACTGGTTATCCAGAAGCGTTTTAAAGGACTCTGTGTGGAGTGGTGTGATGGCAGGTAGGAAATTCTTAAAACGACATCTCCCCGTTCTCTGTTTCCCAGTCTAGTCAGCAGAGGCCATCTTGAGTGGCTGCCGGTGGCAGGTGAAAGAAGGCGAAACAATTTTAAGGAGAGACTATGGCCGAGAGAAGAGAAAAAACATTAAGAATGCAGCTTGAGCGACAGAAGCAAAACAAGTCACAACAGTGAAGTCAAGGGCACTTAGTTGAGGGACTGCAAAGGCTCACTGGATGGATTCCAGTGGGACTTTTAGGCAGGTCCACGTTTGCCCAGTGTATCTTATGTAATTCTTTAAAATGTAAATGATGACAATGGTTAGAGACCACACATGAAGAGGGGTTGGGGGTGAAGGAGCAAGAGAAAGAAGATTAGGCTCAAGGATGTTATACGCCAAAGATGGCTTTTCCTCATCTTTATACATGGAGGGTAAGATTCCCTTGCCTTTGAGGAGGAATGGGTGTTGTTGGGACACTGATTCTCTGAGAGAAACCCACACAGCCCCAAGCAGCTGCTGGCCTTGGAAGGAAGCCCTGGGGAGTAAACCCCTGGAGAGCACCTGCCATAGCACGAGGGTTTAGCCTAAGGGGCCCGTGATAGATTCTGCGAGAGGAAGGATTCCTAAGAAAGGAGGGATTTTCAGCTGTGGGCTGGAAGAACAGACGGGCTTAGCTTGACATGCTTTGAGCAATTGGAGAGTAGCAGCAAGATCTCCAGGTGGGTAGCAACATCACACTCTCTATGCGTAGAAATAACCTCTCAAGTGCCCACCATGCTAGGCACGTGGAAGGGGCAAGCAGGTCACCCTggagaacaggagggagggagcatggATTGCCCCCAGGGAAACACCAGAGGGTTCTTTAGATAGCTCTTTCCGTGAACCACATGAGCACCCACCAAGGAGATGGTGTCCCCAGTGGCTATGACCTAAGCCCTGAACAGGGCGTTTGGGGTCCAGATCTGGCCAGAAGCAGAAAGCCATTTTAGCTCAACCTCCACAGGGGCTTCACAATATGAGTGGGCTCTGACAAGGCCCTTGTAGGGACTGCTGAGAGCCAGTATGCCAGCACTCCAACGCGCAGAGAGTTCAGGCAGCTTGGGGTTGATCTGGGAGCTGCCTGTGGCTTATGGTTGTTGGAAGGTTCATAAGCTGAATGCCGcatccatttcttttttttgcGGAACATTCTAGAGAACGGGTTGAGGCGTCGCCTGTCGGCAGGGCAGGTCGCCCAAAGGAGCCCACAGCCGCCCCAGGGAACATCTGGGCAGCAGAGGCTTCCCTCCATCTTACGGCGAGGGACGAGGCCTCGCACAACCAAACACGTCACCTTCGCATTGGAAGAGGAGCCAGAGTCGGAGACGGAGCTGCCTTTCTACCAGCCTCCGGAACTGGTAGCAGCAGGATTCTTTCCCCCAGTGGAAGACACCCCGCTCGTCGCCCGAATCAACCGGGGCTTTAGAGGGCAGAACACCTCCCTCAAGCCCAGGCAGGGGGTCCCCCTGAGGGGGTCCCGGAGGCTGGTGGTGTCCAACATCGACCCTCTGCCACCCATAAATATCAACTTCCGGAGATGAGCCAGGTGAGGTTCCACCCCTGAGGGGGAGACTGAAACAGAAGGCCCAAAGGAGCCCCAGCTGAGGCACATCTCTCCCGTTTCTTGTGGCATTGCCCCTGTTCCTTCCCCCTCAGTGTTTTTCTTCTGAGGTCTACTGGATTAAGAAAATTTGGGATTTCCAAAAAATGTTGGATCCGAATGCTTTACCTCTATTGGGATCCatgtttcctcccccctcccctgggaaACCTGCATTTTTTGCAGCTCTAATAGACCTGAACAAAAACAATGcatgcattctcccccccccccccgccccccacacacaaacttaGTTGTATCAgtcactggcagcagctcttccaggTCTCCTCCAGCCCTGCTCCCCATTGAGATTTGGAGGTGTGACCTGGGGAATGAACATGGGGCCTCCTGCATGGAAAGCGTGTTCTCTGCCTCTGTGCATCAAAAATGTCTTCAACATTCTGTCAATCTCTTAGCAAGACCAAGACACAAAAGCTAGTGGTTGTTCAGGCTAGAGCTCGTTAAGCAGTAGGGAGGGGCTCATTCCAGTGGATGGAAGTCCTTCCCACACTACAGGAcgcaactgccttgcctgccggCTGGGACAGGCTTTCTTGTCAGGCTTCCCTCTTGTGGTGGCCGAGCCACACCCTGGTGCTGCGTGGACTCAGTTGTGCCGCGATTTGCCAAGTGCAGTTGGCAGGTGACACCTTACTTCATCCACTTGACCCCCAAGCGAACAGGGATCATTTCCCCAGTGCTGCTCTTAGGGTTGTATTGAGCCCTTCGCATGGAAGGAAACCTCCACCTGCACGTACTCTTTTTCGAAGCAAAGAGATGAAGCTCGATGTTACACAACAGCAGCAGTAACATTTCTTTCCATTTATCTTGCAGTTTCCTTGGGCACTCAGGATGCTGTGGTGGTGTTTCAGCCTCATCTCATCACATCAGAGGAAATCAGAAACCAAATCGAAGCTGTAGGTTTCAAGGCATCTATAAAAAAACAGCTGAAGCCTCTCAGACTGGGTGCTATTGATGTGCAGCGACTAAAGAACACACCTGCCAAATCCTCAGAAGGAGTTCTGCAGGAACACCCAGAGCATGTGCACTGCTTAGAGACTGCTAAATTCAAAGTTGATGGCATGCACTGTCATTCATGCGTCCTCAATATCCAGAGCACCATATCAGCACTCCCCTCAGTAACTAGCATAGCAGTTTCTTTAGACGACAAGTCTGCTGTTGTGAAGTATAATCCCAGCCTAATCACCCTCGGTGCACTAAGAAGAGCCATAGAATCTGTGTCGCTGGGGACTTTCAAGGTCAGCCTTCTTGATATACCTGAAAACTCTGAACTCTTGAATGTGCCCCAGTCTCCAGTGAAGTCTCCTCGGAGCACCATGCATCCCCTGACGACCGTCACGGTGATAAATGTAGAGGGAATGACCTGCAATTCCTGTGTGAAGTCAATTGAGGGCGTAATTTTCCCAAAACCAGGTGTGAATCGGTATGTGTGCCACCTCTGCATCATAATGGGACTATAGAATACGATCCCACGCTCACCTCACCAGAGGACATGGGCTTTGATGCATCCTTGACAGGTAATATCATCTGCAGATGAGTCTGGCAACTGATTACCTTGATTTTTGCAAATGAATCAGAAGCATCTGGTTGAATCCCATTCCAGGGGACTTCTTATGAGCCATCTGGCCAAGTTTGAGACTCAGTCCTAGCATTTCAAGTTGGCTCTGTTGATGCCAGGCCCTCTTGTAGAACTTCCTGGTATGGATCTTCTTCAGTGTCTCCTTTCCTTGCCAGAAAGTTTTATCTGCAGCTTCCAGAGCACATAACCCCTTGCTACAGTGTGGGATTGGAAGTGCAATTCATACGTATAATTTCTGCTGCCCTGCGGCTGTTTTGGCACGtggaaagggggtggggcaggaagcACCTCTTCTTGTGGTGCTGCAGATCAGgccctcacagcatttttaaGTCCTTAATTTGGGGCTCTAAATGGTGACCACGTCTCTGTGTCAGACACGAGGAAGCCATCTCATACAGCTGAGCCTTGCTTCCTCACTTGAGAGATTGCGGGAATTACCGGCACCAGAGGTACTGGGGAGGTAACAGAGGCAGAAATTTGCACTGGTTGTCCCTAAGCTCCAACTTGTCCATAGGAACAGTATACAAGACGGGTGTGCCAGCTGCTCTAGCAGGGTAGACTGTGCAAGTATCCTTTCCCTGTTCCCTTAATCTGATTTATATTGAGCAGAAGAGCAACAGTGCTCTCTGTTTATGTTCCCGTATTTCTTATATATAAGCCACTCTTCTACCACAGTGCTTGAAGCAGCGTATAAATCAAAACAGTACGATAAAACAGTTGTATGGTCAAAACAATGAAGCCAACACAAGCAATCTTTGTTTTGGATAATGGCCGTCTCTGTTTTCTCAGCCTCACTATTAATGCTCATAAAGTTATTCTTGAAGGCGTCTGTTCAGCAAACAGTAAAATGTGTGTTGTTCACAGGTGAGAGGAATGACATGTGCCTCGTGCATTCATAAAAGAGAGTCCACGCTTATggaaaaaagggtttttttgtacaTCTCAGTGGCTCTTGCAACCAACAAAGCCCACATTAAGTATGATCCTGAGATTGTTGGCCCTCGGGCTATTTTACAGATCATAGAGGTAAGTTGTCTTGtgaaagccaaaatgccctcaaaccaggctggggaattgacaggtgggcaactctggctcaaaaggatctagaatctatgtataaaGGATTTGACTTCCAGACATTCTTGCTAAATTTATTATGGGCACTAATTAGATAAAGCAATTGTATCTTTATTATAGAAAATTATAGAACACGCACATACAAGATAATGGAcgcatataacacacacacatacaggcctaataaaaatagagagaattaTACAGCGGTAACACACGACtggacgaacagggtgataattaccgatcgtagtcttcgaggaaggctccaatggcgacgtataagggagatgggggaagggaccctcaactgataaGGTATCGGGGGAGTATCTAAACAGTAGGACTGGGGTACTGTAAGATGCACACCTGTagaatgttgggtcagaggttataaagtctaccttgacccctaagggggtgggaggttcaggggcggatgacaaggggtcagcatggctgatggctggggctgataggcaaaaaacatctggagagctaccgttggccatccctgatataatgATAACTTATTAAATAGGGTAGAGTGGGCAGAAAtgggttctctctctcttccaaaatactagaccCAAAGATCCCTGGATGGAATCTATGGAAGGTGCTGCAGGCCTTAACCAAGCCACCTTTTGAACCCTTGAGCTCTAGAGAATTAAGAATCCTGGAGTTCTCTAGAGTTTATCATGGGAAAGGAGCCTTTCTTgctgtggagttcactgccagaggatgtagtgatggccaccggcacggacag containing:
- the LOC132578930 gene encoding LOW QUALITY PROTEIN: copper-transporting ATPase 1-like (The sequence of the model RefSeq protein was modified relative to this genomic sequence to represent the inferred CDS: inserted 1 base in 1 codon); the encoded protein is MSQQRDEARCYTTAAVTFLSIYLAVSLGTQDAVVVFQPHLITSEEIRNQIEAVGFKASIKKQLKPLRLGAIDVQRLKNTPAKSSEGVLQEHPEHVHCLETAKFKVDGMHCHSCVLNIQSTISALPSVTSIAVSLDDKSAVVKYNPSLITLGALRRAIESVSLGTFKVSLLDIPENSELLNVPQSPVKSPRSTMHPLTTVTVINVEGMTCNSCVKSIEGVIFPKPGVXSVCVPPLHHNGTIEYDPTLTSPEDMGFDASLTGEAMPVTKKPGSTVIASSIYQNGSLLVSATHVGTDTTFPHIVKLVEEAHYKKPTLEKYELCASNQTRLKSPSEICVHVGIDDTAPVTQTESYGSHCQLQPSFDKLSPLRQAISQQHRPQRAR